A window of the Henckelia pumila isolate YLH828 chromosome 3, ASM3356847v2, whole genome shotgun sequence genome harbors these coding sequences:
- the LOC140889940 gene encoding uncharacterized protein yields the protein MADANEENLKQLFAAAVERALTARGEVNLPPPYQNAQLEEIKRLKEEMELLKKKQSEYLATPVRNIPFSTEILESKLPKNFKFPHVGEYDGKGDPEEHLSRFENAALLHKYFDPIKCRVFLTSLVGQAQQWFNLLRPEDINEFKDFSKTFLHHFASSKKHPTTTFSLFAIKQQGQEDLRAYICRFSPLALEVPTATTDLLISAFTQGLTTGDFLKYFIKKPPSTYDELLAQAEKYVNLEVIQVSRLNKGVDNPTSPKNTRTPSTHWKGGPAPRPEMLGQFASFTPLKMCKTRALQICEEKRLLQRPPWSERGPRRPKSDRYCDFQNEYGHTTNYCRQLEQEIEIVIQQEPSMKDILARQRGGYHPNKRGLDGPDHSEQRARPRSPHGNFQRPNQNQPGNNKGPPPPPRGVINMISRGPTDGDSNRARKIRSWKLSNKEIVD from the coding sequence ATGGCTGACGCGAATGAAGAAAATCTGAAACAACTTTTTGCTGCCGCTGTTGAAAGAGCTTTAACAGCAAGGGGAGAAGTCAATCTTCCTCCCCCTTATCAGAATGCTCAGTTGGAAGAGATCAAAAGATTAAAGGAGGAGATGGAACTCCTGAAGAAGAAGCAGTCCGAATACCTAGCTACGCCAGTCCGGAATATTCCTTTCTCCACTGAAATATTGGAGTCCAAACTCCCCAAAAACTTTAAATTTCCACACGTTGGGGAGTATGATGGGAAAGGAGATCCAGAAGAGCACCTCTCCCGTTTTGAGAATGCTGCTTTGCTACACAAATATTTCGACCCGATCAAGTGTCGAGTCTTCCTTACCAGTTTGGTAGGGCAAGCACAACAATGGTTTAACCTACTGCGTCCTGAAGACATCAATGAATTCAAGGATTTCAGCAAGACCTTTTTACACCATTTTGCTAGCAGCAAAAAGCACCCTACAACTACTTTCAGCCTTTTTGCTATCAAGCAGCAAGGTCAAGAAGATTTGCGAGCATATATTTGTAGATTCAGTCCTTTGGCCCTTGAAGTACCCACTGCTACTACAGACTTGCTCATCAGTGCTTTCACTCAAGGACTCACTACGGGGGATTtcctcaaatattttataaaaaaaccaCCTTCCACATACGATGAGTTGCTTGCTCAGGCCGAAAAATACGTGAATTTAGAGGTGATACAAGTTTCTCGGCTAAATAAGGGGGTGGACAACCCTACAAGTCCAAAGAATACCAGGACCCCTAGCACACATTGGAAGGGTGGACCAGCGCCCCGACCCGAAATGCTGGGACAATTTGCCTCCTTTACTCCTTTGAAGATGTGTAAGACCCGAGCCCTACAGATATGTGAAGAAAAACGACTTTTACAGAGACCTCCATGGAGTGAGCGCGGACCTCGCAGACCAAAATCCGACAGGTACTGTGACTTTCAAAATGAGTATGGACATACCACCAATTATTGTCGACAACTAGAGCAAGAGATCGAGATAGTGATTCAACAAGAGCCGAGCATGAAAGATATATTAGCACGACAAAGGGGaggatatcatcccaataagaGGGGCCTTGATGGTCCTGATCATTCAGAACAGAGGGCAAGACCCAGATCGCCGCATGGTAACTTTCAGCGTCCGAACCAAAATCAACCTGGTAACAATAAAGGGCCACCCCCTCCACCGAGAGGAGTTATTAACATGATCTCCAGAGGACCAACGGATGGAGATTCCAATAGAGCAAGGAAGATAAGAAGTTGGAAGTTGAGCAACAAGGAAATCGTCGATTGA